The genomic interval AGTGGCCGCCCTGGTGGGCAAGCTGGCCGCCGAGCGCGCTGCGGCCAAAGGCATTTCGGCCGTCGCTTTCGACCGCAACGGTTACCTTTATCACGGACGAGTTAAACAGCTGGCCGAAGCAGCACGCGAAGGCGGACTTAAATTCTAAACGATCATGGCAAATACCAACATAAAGAAAGTACGCACGAGCGACCTCGAACTCAAGGACCGTCTCGTCAGCATTCAGCGTGTAACGAAGGTTACGAAGGGCGGCCGCACGTTCAGTTTCTCGGCCATCGTCGTCGTAGGCAACGAGGACGGCGTGGTGGGCTACGGCCTGGGCAAGGCTTCGGAGGTGCAGGCCGCCATCGCCAAGGGCGTGGAGGATGCCAAGAAGAACCTGGTGAAGATCCCGGTCATCAACGGTACGATTCCCCACAAGCAGGAGCAGCGTTACGGCGGCTCGCTTGTGATGATTCGTCCGGCCGCTCCCGGTACGGGTATCATCGCCGGCGGCGCCATGCGTGCCGTGCTGGAGTCGGTGGGCGTGAAGAACGTGCTTGCCAAGAGCAAGGGTTCGTCGAACCCCCACAACCTGGTGAAGGCGACCATCGGCGCCCTGTGCGAGCTGCGCGACGCGCACAGCGTGGCACGCCTGCGCGGGATCTCGATGGACAAGGTGTTTAACGGTTAATTCTCAAGGACAAAATGGCAAGATTGAAAATCACCCAGATCAAGAGCCGCATCGGTGCCACGGAGCGTCAGTGCAAGAACCTCGACGCGCTGGGCCTGAAGAAGATCAACGCGAGCGTCGAGCACGACGATTCGGTTATCATCAAGGGCATGATCGAGCGCGTGAAGCACCTCGTCAAGGTTGAAGAGGTCGCCGCAAAGGCTGCGAAAGCCGAATAAGTCTAACTGCAAACGGAATTTTTAGCAATGGAACTCAATAATCTCAAACCCGCAAAGGGTTCTACGCACCACGACAAGCGAATCGGCCGCGGTGCAGGTTCGGGGTACGGCGGCACGGCCACCCGCGGTCACAAGGGCGCTCAGTCGCGTTCGGGTTACTCGCGCAAGCTCGGTTTCGAGGGCGGTCAGATGCCGCTTCAGCGCCGTCTTCCCAAGTTCGGCTTCACGAACCTCAAGCGTGTCGAATTCAAGGCCATCAACCTTTCGACGCTCGAGGAGCTGGCGGCCAAGAAGTTGCTGACGGAGGTTACGATCGACACGCTCGTGGACGCAGGTTTCATCTCGTCGAAGGACAAGGTGAAGATTCTGGGCAACGGCTCGATCACGAAGGCGCTGGCCGTCAAGGCGCACGCCTTCTCGAAGAGCGCCGAGGCGGCGATCACGGCGGCCGGCGGCAGCGTCGAAAAACTGTAACCTTTAGCACTTCACTATTATGAATCAGTATCTCATTGTTGGTATCGTCTTTATAGTGGTCATCGCTCTTCTGGCGACCAACAAGAAATTGGTTGAAACGCTCAAGAACATCTACAAGATCGAGGAGCTGCGCAAGCGTGTGTTGTACACGATCGGGCTGCTGCTGGTCTATCGCTTGGGCAGTTTCGTCGTGATTCCGGGCATCAACCCCAACGCCCTGGGCGAGGGGTCGGCGTATGCCAGCCAGCTGGAAGGCAACGGGCTTCTGGGCCTGCTGAACGTCTTCTCTGGCGGTGCATTTGGCAACGCCGCCATTTTCGCGCTCGGAGTCATGCCGTACATCACCGCCTCGATCATCATTCAGCTCATGGGCATGATGGTCCCGTATTTCCAGAAAATGCAGAAGGAAGGTGAGAGCGGCCGCCGCAAGATGAACCAGTGGACCCGTTTCCTCACGATCGGCGTGCTGATCCTGCAGGGCCCGGCCTACATCGCCAACCTGTACCATCAGGTTCCCACGGCGTTCGTCTACGGCAATACGTTCGGCTTCGTCGCCTATGCCACGACGATTCTGATCGCCGGCACCATGTTCATCATGTGGCTGGGCGAGAAGATCACGGACAAGGGTATCGGTAACGGCATTTCGCTGATCATCATGATCGGTATCGTGGCCCGTCTTCCCCACGCGCTTCTGGCCGAGGTCAATGCGCGTTTCCAGACGGCCTCGGGCAGCGCGATCATGCTGATTCTCGAACTGGTGCTCCTGTTCCTCGTCTTCATGGCGACGATCGCCCTGGTGCAGGCGGTCCGCAAGGTCCCCGTGCAGTATGCGAAGCGTATCGTCGGCAACAAGCAGTACGGCGGTGTGCGGCAGTACATTCCGCTGAAGATGAATGCGGCCAACGTGATGCCCATCATCTTCGCGCAGGCCCTGATGTTCATTCCGGCGCTGTTCACCAACGCCGCTCCGGGCTTCGCCGCCGCATTCACCTCGATGACCGGCTTCTGGTACAACTTTACGCTCGCGGTGCTGGTAATCGCGTTCACCTACTTCTACACCGCGATTATCATCAATCCTCAAATGATGGCCGATGACATGAAGCGCAACGGCGGCTTCATCCCGGGAGTGAAACCGGGCAAGCAGACCGTGAACTACATCGACACCATCATGACGCGTATCACGCTTCCCGGCTCGTTCTTCCTCGCCATCGTGGCCATTCTGCCCGCGCTGGCGATGAAATTCCTGGGCATCCAGCAGGCGTTCGCCTACTTCTACGGAGGTACGTCGCTGCTGATCATGGTGGGCGTGGTGCTCGACACTCTGAAGCAGATCGAGAGCTACCTGCTGATGCGCCACTACGACGGTCTGATGAAGACCGGCCGTATCCAGGGGCGTCATTAGGATTTTCCGAAGAGTTCTTAACGCGAAGAAATGATTTACTTGAAGACAGACGAGGAGATCGAACTGCTCCGTGAAAACAACGTCCTGGTGTCGAAGACGCTGGCCGAGGTGGGTCGCCACATTCGTCCGGGCGTCACGACCAAGGAGTTGGACACGATCGCCGAGGATTTCATCCGGGCGCACGGAGCGGTTCCCGCTTTCCTCGGGTATCAGGGATTTCCCGCTTCGTTGTGCATTTCGGTAAACGAGCAGGTTGTTCACGGTATCCCATCCTCGAAATGCGTCCTCAAAGAGGGCGACATCGTTTCGGTCGATTGCGGTACGTTTATGAAGGGGTTTGTTGGTGATTCGGCATATACGTTCGCCGTGGGAGAGGTCGCCGAGGAAGTACGGCGGCTGATGGAAGTCACCAAAGAGGCTCTTTATAAAGGTACGGCGCAGGCCAGGGCCGGTAATCGCGTGGGCGACATATCGGCCGCCGTGCAGGAGCACGCCGAGCGTTTCGGCTACGGCGTGGTGCGCGAGCTGGAGGGACACGGTTTGGGTCGGAAAATGCACGAAGACCCCGGTGTTCCGAACTACGGCGCGCGCGGCAGAGGACCCCTTCTCAAAGAGGGCATGGTCATCTGCATCGAGCCCATGATCAACATGGGGACCAAGGCGGTGGTTTTCGAGCAGGATGGCTGGACGGTCCGTACGCGGGACCGCAAGCCGGCGGCGCACTTCGAGTTCGCCGTGGCGGTCCGCAAGTCGGGTCCCGACGTGCTGACGGACTACAGTATCATCGAACAGGCACTAAAAAATTAAGACTCTATGGCAAAACAGGCTGCTATCGAAAGGGACGGCACGATCATCGAGGCGTTGTCCAACGCCATGTTCCGCGTCGAGCTGGACAACGGTCACGTGCTTACGGCCCATATCTCGGGGAAGATGCGCATGCATTACATCAAGATCCTTCCCGGAGATAAAGTAAAAGTGGAGATGACGCCCTACGATCTGACGAAGGGGCGTATATCTTTCCGGTACAAATAACATTAGATTGCTTGAAAATCATGAAAGTAAAAGCATCCATCAAGAAGAGAAGCGAGGATTGCAAGATTGTGAAGCGCAAGGGCAAGCTCTACGTCATTTGCAAGAAGAATCCCAAGTTCAAAATGCGCCAGGGTTAATGTTTTAACGGTTAATTAAAGAAGAGAAGATTTTATATGGCACGTATAGTCGGTGTAGATTTACCGAAAAATAAGAGAGGCGAGATCGGCCTGACCTACATTTATGGCATCGGTCGTTCGACGGCTCGCAAGATTCTCGACGCCGCTGGTATCAGCTACGACGTCAAAGTACAGGACTGGACGGACGACCAGGTGGGCGCCATCCGTTCGCAGATCGCCGAAATGGGCATCAAGGTCGAGGGCGAGTGCCGTTCGATGGTCCAGCTCAACATCAAGCGCCTGATGGATATCGGCTGCTATCGCGGCATCCGTCACCGTCTGGGGCTGCCCGTTCGCGGTCAGTCTACCAAGAACAATGCGCGTACCCGCAAGGGCCGCAAGAAGACCGTCGCAAACAAGAAAAAGGCAACGAAGTAATCTTTAGAGAATTATGGCAAAGAAAACTGGAACAGTTAAGAAAAAGGTTGTTAAGGTCGGTGCCGTGGGCAATGCCTATGTGCACTCCACTTTCAACAATGTGATCATCACCATCACCAACGAGGTGGGTGACGTCATCAGTTGGTCGTCGGCCGGCAAGATGGGTTTCCGTGGTTCGAAGAAGAATACTCCGTACGCCGCACAGACGTCGGCCGCCGATTGCGCCAAGGTCGCCTACGACATGGGCCTGCGCAAGGTGAAGGTTTACGTCAAGGGTCCGGGTGCGGGCCGCGAGTCGGCCGTGCGCACCATCCACGGCGCGGGCATCGAGGTCATGGAGATCATCGACGTCACACCGCTGCCGCATAACGGTTGCCGTGCTCCTAACCGTCGCCGCGTATAGTTTCGGGGAAGAGGTTCAGGACAAATTCAAGGTTTTTTAATTACGTTAAGACAATGGGAAAATACATAGGACCAAAATCGAAAATCGCCCGTAAGTTCGGCGAAGCTATCTATGGTGCGGACAAGGTGCTCGAGAAGCGCAACTTCCCTCCCGGACAGCACGGTCTGGCGCGCAAGCGCAAGAAGGTGTCGGAGTACGGCACGCAGCTCAGCGAGAAGCAGAAGGCGAAGTACACGTACGGCCTGCTGGAGAAGCAGTTCGCCCGTACCTACGAACAGGCTGCGCGCATGGGCGGCATCACAGGCGAGAATCTGCTCAAGCTGCTCGAGTGCCGTCTGGACAACGTCGTTTACCGCTTGGGTATCGCCCCGACGCGTGCAGCTGCCCGCCAGCTCGTTTCGCACTGCCACATCTGCGTGAACGGCAGTGTCGTGAACATCCCCTCGTACTCGCTCCGCGCGGGTGACGTGGTGTCGGTTCGCGAGAAGTCGAAGAGTCTGGAGGTGATCACGGCATCTCTGGCCGGCTCGTCGAAGAGCCGCTACGCCTGGCTCGAATGGGACAACGCCTCGATGAGCGGCAAGTTCCTGCAGAAGCCCGAGCGTGAGGAGATTCCCGAGAACATCAAGGAGCAGCTCATCGTCGAGTTGTACTCGAAGTAGTAATCTATCAAATCAACTATTATGGCAATATTAGCATTCCAGAAACCTGAGAAGGTTATAATGCTCGAGTCCACTTCATCGTTCGGAAAGTTCGAGTTCCGACCGCTGGAGCCCGGATTCGGCATGACTGTCGGTAACGCTTTACGTCGTATTCTGCTCTCTTCGCTGGAGGGTTACGCAATCACGACTGTCAAGGTAGCCGGTGTCGATCACGAGTTTGCCGCTATCCCCGGAGTGATGGAGGATATGTTGAACATCATCCTCAATCTGAAGCAGGTTCGTTTTATCCGCACAGTCGATAATCAGGATGCCGAAAAAGTATCCATTAACGTTGCGGGTGTTACGGAGCTGACTGCCGGATATATCTCGAACTATCTGTCGTTCTTCAAGGTGCTGAATCCCGACCTGGTGATCTGCCACCTCGCTCCCGGTACGAAGATGCAGATGACGCTCACGATCGGCAAGGGCCGCGGCTACGTGCCTGCCGAGGAGAACGCCCCTGCCGAGAGCGAGTTCGGAACGCTGCCGATCGACTCGATCTTCACGCCGATCAAGAACGTGAAATACTCGATCGAAAACTACCGTGTCGAGCAGAAGACCGACTACGAGAAGTTGAATTTGGAAATTACTACCGACGGGTCGATTCACCCCAAGGAGGCTCTGAAGGAGGCCGCCAAAATCCTTATCCAGCACTTCATGCTCTTCTCCGACGAGAAAATCACCGTCAATATGGAGGATACGAACGGAACCGAGGAGTTCGACGAGGATGTGCTCCACATGCGTCAGTTGCTGAAAACCAAGTTGTCGGACCAGGACCTGAGCGTTCGCGCGCTCAACTGCCTGAAGGCCGCCGACGTGGATACGGTGGGCGACCTGGTGAAGCTCAACCGCAACGACCTGCTGAAGTTCCGCAATTTCGGCAAGAAGTCGCTCACGGAGCTGGACGAGCTGCTGGCTTCCCTGAACCTGAAGTTCGGTATGGATGTATCAATCTACAAACTTGACAAAGACTAATTATGAGACACAATAAGAATTTCAACCACCTCGGCCGTCAGGCGGGACACCGCAAGGCGATGCTTTCGAACATGGCCTCGTCGCTGATTCTGCACAAGCGCATCGAGACGACGCTCGCGAAAGCCAAGGCCGTCCGCATGTTCGTGGAGCCTCTGGTGACCAAGTCGAAGGAGGACACGACCCACTCGCGCCGCGTCGTATTCTCGTACCTGAAACAGAAGGAGGCCGTGACGGAGCTGTTCCGCACGATCGCTCCGAAGATCGCCGAGCGTCCGGGCGGCTACACGCGTATCCTGAAGACGGGCTTCCGTCTGGGCGACGCCGCCGACATGTGCATCATCGAGTTCGTGGACTTCAACGAGGCTTATACGCTGGGCATTGCGCCGGCCGCTGCCGCAGAGGCGAAACCCAAGACGCGCCGTTCGCGCAAGAGCGCAGCGAAGAAGACCGATGCCGTCGAGGAGGCTACGGTAGTCGAGGGCGAGGCCAAGAAGGCCGCTCCCAAGAAGGCTGCCGCAGCGAAGAAGCCTGCCGCTCCGAAGTCCGCTTCGGCCAAGGCTGCCGCTCCGAAGGTCGCCAAGAAGACCAACGTGGG from Alistipes dispar carries:
- the rpsE gene encoding 30S ribosomal protein S5; translated protein: MANTNIKKVRTSDLELKDRLVSIQRVTKVTKGGRTFSFSAIVVVGNEDGVVGYGLGKASEVQAAIAKGVEDAKKNLVKIPVINGTIPHKQEQRYGGSLVMIRPAAPGTGIIAGGAMRAVLESVGVKNVLAKSKGSSNPHNLVKATIGALCELRDAHSVARLRGISMDKVFNG
- the rpmD gene encoding 50S ribosomal protein L30; translated protein: MARLKITQIKSRIGATERQCKNLDALGLKKINASVEHDDSVIIKGMIERVKHLVKVEEVAAKAAKAE
- the rplO gene encoding 50S ribosomal protein L15 produces the protein MELNNLKPAKGSTHHDKRIGRGAGSGYGGTATRGHKGAQSRSGYSRKLGFEGGQMPLQRRLPKFGFTNLKRVEFKAINLSTLEELAAKKLLTEVTIDTLVDAGFISSKDKVKILGNGSITKALAVKAHAFSKSAEAAITAAGGSVEKL
- the secY gene encoding preprotein translocase subunit SecY — protein: MNQYLIVGIVFIVVIALLATNKKLVETLKNIYKIEELRKRVLYTIGLLLVYRLGSFVVIPGINPNALGEGSAYASQLEGNGLLGLLNVFSGGAFGNAAIFALGVMPYITASIIIQLMGMMVPYFQKMQKEGESGRRKMNQWTRFLTIGVLILQGPAYIANLYHQVPTAFVYGNTFGFVAYATTILIAGTMFIMWLGEKITDKGIGNGISLIIMIGIVARLPHALLAEVNARFQTASGSAIMLILELVLLFLVFMATIALVQAVRKVPVQYAKRIVGNKQYGGVRQYIPLKMNAANVMPIIFAQALMFIPALFTNAAPGFAAAFTSMTGFWYNFTLAVLVIAFTYFYTAIIINPQMMADDMKRNGGFIPGVKPGKQTVNYIDTIMTRITLPGSFFLAIVAILPALAMKFLGIQQAFAYFYGGTSLLIMVGVVLDTLKQIESYLLMRHYDGLMKTGRIQGRH
- the map gene encoding type I methionyl aminopeptidase, with product MIYLKTDEEIELLRENNVLVSKTLAEVGRHIRPGVTTKELDTIAEDFIRAHGAVPAFLGYQGFPASLCISVNEQVVHGIPSSKCVLKEGDIVSVDCGTFMKGFVGDSAYTFAVGEVAEEVRRLMEVTKEALYKGTAQARAGNRVGDISAAVQEHAERFGYGVVRELEGHGLGRKMHEDPGVPNYGARGRGPLLKEGMVICIEPMINMGTKAVVFEQDGWTVRTRDRKPAAHFEFAVAVRKSGPDVLTDYSIIEQALKN
- the infA gene encoding translation initiation factor IF-1; protein product: MAKQAAIERDGTIIEALSNAMFRVELDNGHVLTAHISGKMRMHYIKILPGDKVKVEMTPYDLTKGRISFRYK
- the ykgO gene encoding type B 50S ribosomal protein L36, translating into MKVKASIKKRSEDCKIVKRKGKLYVICKKNPKFKMRQG
- the rpsM gene encoding 30S ribosomal protein S13, coding for MARIVGVDLPKNKRGEIGLTYIYGIGRSTARKILDAAGISYDVKVQDWTDDQVGAIRSQIAEMGIKVEGECRSMVQLNIKRLMDIGCYRGIRHRLGLPVRGQSTKNNARTRKGRKKTVANKKKATK
- the rpsK gene encoding 30S ribosomal protein S11, whose amino-acid sequence is MAKKTGTVKKKVVKVGAVGNAYVHSTFNNVIITITNEVGDVISWSSAGKMGFRGSKKNTPYAAQTSAADCAKVAYDMGLRKVKVYVKGPGAGRESAVRTIHGAGIEVMEIIDVTPLPHNGCRAPNRRRV
- the rpsD gene encoding 30S ribosomal protein S4, yielding MGKYIGPKSKIARKFGEAIYGADKVLEKRNFPPGQHGLARKRKKVSEYGTQLSEKQKAKYTYGLLEKQFARTYEQAARMGGITGENLLKLLECRLDNVVYRLGIAPTRAAARQLVSHCHICVNGSVVNIPSYSLRAGDVVSVREKSKSLEVITASLAGSSKSRYAWLEWDNASMSGKFLQKPEREEIPENIKEQLIVELYSK
- a CDS encoding DNA-directed RNA polymerase subunit alpha is translated as MAILAFQKPEKVIMLESTSSFGKFEFRPLEPGFGMTVGNALRRILLSSLEGYAITTVKVAGVDHEFAAIPGVMEDMLNIILNLKQVRFIRTVDNQDAEKVSINVAGVTELTAGYISNYLSFFKVLNPDLVICHLAPGTKMQMTLTIGKGRGYVPAEENAPAESEFGTLPIDSIFTPIKNVKYSIENYRVEQKTDYEKLNLEITTDGSIHPKEALKEAAKILIQHFMLFSDEKITVNMEDTNGTEEFDEDVLHMRQLLKTKLSDQDLSVRALNCLKAADVDTVGDLVKLNRNDLLKFRNFGKKSLTELDELLASLNLKFGMDVSIYKLDKD
- the rplQ gene encoding 50S ribosomal protein L17, with protein sequence MRHNKNFNHLGRQAGHRKAMLSNMASSLILHKRIETTLAKAKAVRMFVEPLVTKSKEDTTHSRRVVFSYLKQKEAVTELFRTIAPKIAERPGGYTRILKTGFRLGDAADMCIIEFVDFNEAYTLGIAPAAAAEAKPKTRRSRKSAAKKTDAVEEATVVEGEAKKAAPKKAAAAKKPAAPKSASAKAAAPKVAKKTNVGKKM